The DNA window GCCATGAGGCGACCATTGCCTAGGAAACCAACGACGACACGCGGTCGGCATCTGCGTTTTTGCCAGCTTTGCAAGTGCAGCCAGACCGCCAAACCAACAGACTTCGATAAAAACGCAGTGGCTCTTGTTTGCGATTGGACCGGCAGGAACTGGACGGTTGCCGAGCCGAATTCTGCCAGGTGATTTTTGTGGCGCTCAAATGCCTCACAGAGGTTTCAGCTGCTCGATCGAAGTGCTCGTCTACCTGATCGAAACGGGTGCCAATGCCCTCGAAAGGCTGGCCTCGCCGCGGCCGTAAGTCGCCGGATTGTAGTTGACGAGCGTGTCGGTTCTAGCCGTATCCAGCAACTGATTGGTTATCTGTGTCGGTGTTGCTGACGTGAACTTGCTGCCCAGAATGGCGGCATAGCCTGCAACCACAGGTGCCGCATAAGACGTGCCGTATAGGCCAGTCTTGTCACCCTCGACACCCACGGTCAGGAACTGGTTCCGCACCTCGGGGTTTGAGCCGGGATAATTCGAGTATCGGGCCAGCCGCGTCTTGTTCCCGGGAGTGCCATTATGGTCGAGCGCACCCACGAAGATTGTCGATGGCGCCCCGATCAGCCCGAGGGTTAGCTCATCGAAATCCCCTTCGTGCGGCCTACCAACCTCGCTGCTGCGGTTGTCGGCACTCTTGGTGACGATGGCAGAGCCGGCCCAGGCGGCATCGACGATCGCCTGCTCGCGCGGATGCTGGCTCAGGGGCTCTATAATGCGGTAGCTCGCATTGATGATATTGAGGCCGTCCTGCAGACCGATCGAAGACCCCTCGAGATAGCCATACTTGAATATGTTTGCGCCAGGGGCGACCATGCCGGCAATTTCAGCGACCCAATCTCCATGTCGCTGCGTCTGCGTACCGCGACCGAGGTCTGCGTCAAATGGCTGTTCCTTGAAGTCATCTATGACATTTATCGATACGCCGGAACCGATAAAGCCTGATGTCCATGCTT is part of the Mesorhizobium loti genome and encodes:
- a CDS encoding S8/S53 family peptidase → MVKGKAVNFVDEEQSDRKLIMHKTQLFPAGFVVGLIACLLAAPGFAGDLDAGVSGKGTTGTLAAESSSSGCPQNADGTFCWMSPDIGEAWTSGFIGSGVSINVIDDFKEQPFDADLGRGTQTQRHGDWVAEIAGMVAPGANIFKYGYLEGSSIGLQDGLNIINASYRIIEPLSQHPREQAIVDAAWAGSAIVTKSADNRSSEVGRPHEGDFDELTLGLIGAPSTIFVGALDHNGTPGNKTRLARYSNYPGSNPEVRNQFLTVGVEGDKTGLYGTSYAAPVVAGYAAILGSKFTSATPTQITNQLLDTARTDTLVNYNPATYGRGEASLSRALAPVSIR